The DNA window GGCCGGCGAGGCCAGCAGTTGGCTTTGCAACCCCTCGTCGCCCGCGATACGGGCCACCGCCGCCTTGATCAGCCGAATGCCATTGTCGGAAGCCGACTTCAGATTGGCAATGATCTCTTTCAGCAACACCGAAGGATCGGCATGCGGGGCGGCCGGCTCGGGCTTCTGGCCCGGACCCTTGGCCAGCCCGGCCTGCTTCCAGCAATCGTAGTCCGTCACCAGCGCGACCAGGGCGTAACCGATCTCGGCTTCGCGGGCGAGCTTGGCCTCGGGCATGGCGGTCATGCCGATCAGATCGCCGCCCCAGAGTCGGTGCATCAGGCTTTCGGCCCGCGTCGAAAACGCCGGCCCTTCCATGCAGACGTAGCAGGCACGGTCGTGAATCTTCAGGTGTTGATCGGGATCGGTTGCGACTTCCTTGCCGGTGTCGATGAGGATTCGACGCATCACCGGGCAGAAAGGTTCCGCGAACTCGGTATGAACCGCCGCGTGCTCGTAGAAGGTGTTGGAACGCTTGCAGGTCTTGTCGATGATCTGGTCGGCGACGACCAGGTCGCGCGGGCGGAACTCTTCGCGCAGACTGCCCACCGCTCCGGACGCGATGATGTGGGTCACGCCCAGTGACTTCATCGCGAAGATGTTGGCCCGGAACGGAATCGCCGACGGGTTCAGCACATGGCCCGGCCCGTGTCGCGACAGCAGGAATACGCTGGTGCCCGCCAGCGGCACCTCCAGAATGGCATCCGACGGCTTGCCGAACGGGGTGGAGACCTCATGGCGGATTCCCTCGACCTGACCGGCTAACGCCTGACCCAGTCCGGAACCCCCGATGATGCCGATCCGCACGCGAGTCGCCGCTTCTGTCTGCTCGGGCATGGGTCGAGAGGTTAACACGACGGGAGGTAGTAGTCAGTAGGCGGTAGGCAGAGCCGGACCGCCGGACCGCTAACGGCCATCCAGTGACTCCCCTCGTTTGACAACGCGCCTTACGGACTTCTATCATCTCCGACTCGACGCATCGCCCCCAAGGAGACATGAAATGGCCAACGAGAACGTACACGAGTTCACTGAGAGCAACTTCGAGCAAGAGGTCTTGCAGTCGGAGGTGCCCGTGTTGGTGGACTTCTGGGCCGAGTGGTGCATGCCCTGCCGGATGC is part of the Humisphaera borealis genome and encodes:
- a CDS encoding MTAP family purine nucleoside phosphorylase, with translation MPEQTEAATRVRIGIIGGSGLGQALAGQVEGIRHEVSTPFGKPSDAILEVPLAGTSVFLLSRHGPGHVLNPSAIPFRANIFAMKSLGVTHIIASGAVGSLREEFRPRDLVVADQIIDKTCKRSNTFYEHAAVHTEFAEPFCPVMRRILIDTGKEVATDPDQHLKIHDRACYVCMEGPAFSTRAESLMHRLWGGDLIGMTAMPEAKLAREAEIGYALVALVTDYDCWKQAGLAKGPGQKPEPAAPHADPSVLLKEIIANLKSASDNGIRLIKAAVARIAGDEGLQSQLLASPACSSLALAIWSDKDRIPRDQVELLSPLWMKYFR